Proteins from a genomic interval of Scylla paramamosain isolate STU-SP2022 chromosome 26, ASM3559412v1, whole genome shotgun sequence:
- the LOC135113632 gene encoding integumentary mucin C.1-like yields MQIQTQFGQNTNMTNRHKLLGFMMMVGCCVRVSGGSHCPVEHTCKGYGLEDLGLDSGEAAFCQGPGSYPLCPGIYTNGTLIEGPATTTTTITASSTVTSTATPTEPVTTTISASSSVTSTATTTEPVTTTITDSSSVISTATTTRPVSTTVTASPTATTVVTLPPVTTVVSVTVTQRPSTYTITRTVTFTQTIPVTIISTSTSTIYPPPTTQTSISTPIATLPIPTISPTPTPTTTATPTTTTTTTTTQPPILSCQPASCEGKEAGIYYHQNCNCRLYYTCMESLLDETAMIMREYRCAGDQVFDSESFACTGDLSACFMF; encoded by the exons ATGCAAATCCAGACGCAGTTTGGTCAGAACACTAACATGACAAATCGACACAAG cTTCTTGGTTttatgatgatggtgggatGCTGCGTGAGGGTCTctgg gGGATCTCACTGCCCCGTGGAACATACCTGTAAGGGGTACGGGCTGGAGGACTTGGGGCTGGACAGCGGGGAGGCCGCCTTCTGTCAGGGCCCCGGCTCTTACCCTCTTTGCCCAGGGATATACACCAATGGCACTCTTATAGAAggccccgccaccaccactaccaccatcaccgcctctaGCACCGTCACCAGCACTGCTACCCCCACTGAACctgtcactaccaccatcagtgCCTCTAGCAGCGTCACCAGTACTGCTACCACCACGGAACctgtcaccactaccattactgaCTCGAGCAGCGTCATCAGTACTGCTACCACCACGAGGCCTGTGTCCACTACTGTCACTGCCTCTCCCACTGCCACTACTGTTGTGACGCTGCCTCCTGTCACCACCGTTGTCAGTGTTACGGTCACTCAACGACCATCCACTTACACTATTACACGCACCGTCACATTCACGCAAACTATTCCTGTTACTATCATTTCAACGTCTACTTCCACTATCTATCCCCCTCCTACCACACAAACGTCTATCTCTACTCCTATTGCTACCTTGCCCATCCCTACCATCTCCCCGACCCCTACCCCTACCACAACCGCCAcccccaccacaaccactaccaccaccaccacacaaccgcCAATTCTATCCTGCCAGCCAGCCTcgtgtgaagggaaagaagctGGTATCTATTATCACCAAAACTGTAACTGTCGCCTCTATTACACCTGTATGGAGTCACTGCTTGATGAGACTGCGATGATCATGAGGGAGTACAGGTGTGCAGGGGATCAAGTGTTTGATTCCGAGAGCTTTGCATGTACTGGTGATCTCTCGGCGTGTTTTATGTTCTAG
- the LOC135113634 gene encoding 2-(3-amino-3-carboxypropyl)histidine synthase subunit 2-like, with product MSAFTNTGTDVLQRQMAEGDSRAASLTLQDMYEINRCVAWVRQGQHHKVCLQFPDELLGDAAAVAEALTCQLGHPVYILGDTTYGSCCVDEVAAEHVGADAVIHFGNTCLSPSQRLPVLYIPTRLHVDTTWVVEQLKAALEEVNDNHPLVFLFDTRCQYVAGEVFSELHILLPHLVCSNLEGVRCEEYTAPDTEEKLACHSQHRKKKGSSCNEQNADCCNVCETCNIDSKCDCYDSGKSQEYIEQNVPINSHNEYRTCEDSISVRENTENSHREVKFSGRRALLPSNVDIKECNFIYLGPKGPTLDSLLLRFANSTFYHLPLSGGDVQKISGMQSLFRRNIKLEMIRDAHIIGILVGTLGVARYREAIARLKMVIKAAGKRSYTFVVGKPNEPKLANISEIDVFVYVACPETTIVDRASDPILYRKLVAPWEVEVALVAGQEWSMNFESDFSALLPGGVNYVAVCEAAGRQEASVSLITNQTQTLGLRDSSEGGTAGPVVVQEGKALAALHVGGGGQVLGGRSWAGLDPSQPPPAASTLVVEGRKGIAAEYQDEKV from the exons ATGTCAGCCTTCACCAACACGGGAACAGATGTGCTGCAGCGGCAAATGGCTGAAGGTGACTCCCGGGCTGCCTCTCTCACCCTGCAGGACATGTATGAGATCAACCGCTGCGTGGCATGGGTCAGGCAGGGCCAGCACCACAAG GTTTGCCTACAATTTCCTGATGAGTTGCTTGGAGATGCTGCAGCTGTGGCTGAGGCCTTAACATGTCAACTGGGTCACCCGGTATACATCCTTGGAGACACAACATATGGCAG CTGTTGTGTTGATGAGGTGGCAGCTGAGCATGTGGGCGCTGATGCTGTGATACATTTTGGCAACACCTGCCTGAGTCCCTCACAACGACTGCCTGTGTTGTACATCCCCACCAGGCTACACGTGGACACTACCTGGGTGGTAGAGCAGCTCAAGGCAGCTTTGGAGGAAGTGAATGATAATCACCCAttggtttttctttttgatACCAGGTGTCAGTATGTGGCAG gTGAAGTGTTTTCAGAGTTGCATATCTTACTACCTCACCTGGTGTGCTCCAACCTGGagggtgtgaggtgtgaggaaTACACAGCTCCTGACACAGAGGAGAAACTTGCCTGTCACTCacaacacaggaaaaaaaaagggtccaGTTGTAATGAGCAAAATGCTGATTGTTGTAATGTGTGTGAGACTTGCAACATTGACTCCAAATGCGACTGTTATGACTCAGGAAAGTCCCAGGAATATATTGAGCAAAATGTTCCTATCAACAGTCATAATGAATATAGGACATGTGAAGACTCCATCAGTGTTagggaaaatacagaaaatagcCACAGAGAAGTAAAGTTCAGTGGACGACGTGCATTGTTACCAAGTAATGTTGATATTAAGGAAtgcaactttatttatttaggtcCCAAAGGACCTACCTTGGACAGCCTTCTTTTACGTTTTGCCAACAGCACTTTTTACCACCTGCCTCTGAGTGGTGGTGACGTGCAGAAAATCTCTGGGATGCAGAGTCTCTTTCGTCGCAACATCAAACTGGAGATGATTCGAGACGCTCATATCATTGGCATCTTGGTGGGAACACTGGGTGTTGCCAGATATCGAGAGGCAATAGCCAGGCTCAAGATGGTCATCAAAGCTGCTGGGAAACGAAGCTACACATTTGTTGTCGGCAAACCCAACGAGCCAAAGCTGGCCAACATCTCCGAGATTGATGTCTTTGTCTACGTGGCATGTCCGGAGACAACAATAGTGGACCGTGCCTCAGATCCCATCCTTTATAGGAAACTGGTGGCTccatgggaggtggaggtggcccTGGTGGCTGGCCAGGAATGGAGCATGAACTTTGAGTCAGACTTCAGTGCCCTGCTGCCTGGTGGAGTGAACTATGTAGCGGTGTGTGAGGCAGCTGGGCGGCAGGAGGCAAGCGTCTCCCTCATCACAAACCAAACACAGACACTTGGGTTAAG GGACAGCAGTGAGGGAGGCACTGCAGGCCCAGTAGTGGTGCAGGAGGGCAAGGCTCTGGCAGCCCTCcatgtaggtggtggtgggcaaGTTCTTGGGGGACGCTCTTGGGCTGGGCTGGATCCCTCCCAGCCTCCACCTGCTGCCAGTACTcttgtggtggagggaaggaagggtattGCTGCTGAATACCAAGATGAAAAAGTCTGA
- the LOC135113635 gene encoding small RNA 2'-O-methyltransferase-like isoform X1: protein MSTLDMDTLRSPVEDLHQEPPPIVSQSDPSSRGMVISGDKLVFSPPLYAQRYQAVQEIITASKMPITKVVDIGSAELKFFRNLRYINGVQEVVLVDVDEETLQSSKHRVQPLMADFLLRRQEPLTVKVVCGDARVYDPLLSGAQVVTLIEVIEHMNECDLPALVQCVFQHVRPHLVVVTTPNADFNKFFPNHTPGKFRHWDHKFEWTAQEFQHWCLGVVEEYQDYTVEFSGCGLGPDGTFCTQVATFWHHTQYQEHSEPLLRTAMTGTSFGEVGGLAQTAGLESVYKIIAECEYPVDKRTKEEWEVDYAMNRFNSLRNFLVAGDRQGIESSVPVWQQQDGGLGLPSPPDSSLSSDCIHYLTPHFDNEEAVYKAGDVKNEYCFYIIDNRYALIPMRSLAHWVNSGAETDLTDELISRAVGDECFETHGSSSSWVGKVMLYEERVSSSSRVTESDSEDTSYARWPSMETLHHNTSHHSTDVKGKLQIDVCENDIENWD, encoded by the exons CACACTTGACATGGACACCTTGAGGTCACCCGTGGAGGACCTGCACCAGGAGCCTCCACCCATTG TTTCTCAGAGTGACCCCAGCTCAAGAGGAATGGTGATATCTGGGGACAAGTTGGTGTTCTCGCCACCTCTGTATGCCCAGCGCTACCAGGCTGTGCAGGAGATCATCACTGCCAGCAAGATGCCCATCACTAAA GTTGTGGACATTGGAAGTGCAGAGCTGAAATTCTTCCGCAACTTGCGATACATAAATGGAGTGCAAGAGGTGGTGCTGGTAGATGTTGACGAGGAAACACTTCAG AGTAGCAAGCACCGAGTGCAGCCCCTGATGGCAGACTTCTTGCTGCGGCGACAGGAGCCTCTCACAGTgaaggtggtgtgtggtgatgccCGGGTGTATGACCCACTTCTCTCCGGGGCACAGGTGGTCACCCTCATTGAAGT GATTGAGCACATGAATGAGTGTGACCTGCCGGCCCTGGTGCAGTGCGTGTTCCAGCATGTGAGGCCACACCTGGTGGTGGTCACAACCCCTAATGCTGACTTCAACAAGTTCTTCCCCAACCACACCCCAGGAAAGTTCCGGCATTGGGATCACAAGTTTGAGTGGACAGCACAGGAATTCCAGCACTG GTGCCTGGGAGTGGTGGAGGAGTACCAGGATTACACAGTGGAGTTTTCTGGCTGTGGTCTTGGGCCAGACGGCACCTTCTGTACCCAGGTGGCCACATTTTGGCACCACACACAGTATCAAGAGCATTCAGAGCCTTTACTCAGAACAGCCATGACAGGCACCTCCTTTGGGGAGGTGGGAGGCTTGGCACAGACTGCTGGACTGGAAAGTGTGTACAAAATTATAGCAGAGTGTGAGTATCCAGTGGACAAGAGGAccaaggaggaatgggaggtaGATTATGCCATGAATCGTTTCAACTCCTTAAGAAATTTTTTGGTGGCAGGGGACCGGCAAGGCATTGAGTCCAGCGTTCctgtgtggcagcagcaggaCGGAGGACTTGGCCTGCCCTCTCCTCCTGACAGCTCCTTGTCCTCTGACTGTATCCATTACCTCACACCACACTTTGATAATGAAGAAGCCGTCTACAAGGCCGGGGATGTGAAGAACGAGTACTGCTTCTACATAATAGATAACAGATATGCTCTCATCCCCATGAGGTCCCTCGCTCACTGGGTGAATAGTGGGGCTGAAACTGACCTCACTGATGAGCTGATCAG TAGAGCCGTAGGAGATGAATGCTTCGAGACGCACGGCAGCAGCAGCTCCTGGGTGGGTAAGGTGATGCTGTACGAGGAGagagtttcttcttcttccagggTGACAGAGTCTGACTCTGAGGACACAAGCTATGCCAGGTGGCCCTCCATGGAAACCTTGCATCACAACACCTCCCATCATTCCACAGATGTAAAGGGCAAGTTGCAAATTGATGTTTGTGAAAATGACATTGAAAATTGGGATTGA
- the LOC135113635 gene encoding small RNA 2'-O-methyltransferase-like isoform X3, producing the protein MDTLRSPVEDLHQEPPPIVSQSDPSSRGMVISGDKLVFSPPLYAQRYQAVQEIITASKMPITKVVDIGSAELKFFRNLRYINGVQEVVLVDVDEETLQSSKHRVQPLMADFLLRRQEPLTVKVVCGDARVYDPLLSGAQVVTLIEVIEHMNECDLPALVQCVFQHVRPHLVVVTTPNADFNKFFPNHTPGKFRHWDHKFEWTAQEFQHWCLGVVEEYQDYTVEFSGCGLGPDGTFCTQVATFWHHTQYQEHSEPLLRTAMTGTSFGEVGGLAQTAGLESVYKIIAECEYPVDKRTKEEWEVDYAMNRFNSLRNFLVAGDRQGIESSVPVWQQQDGGLGLPSPPDSSLSSDCIHYLTPHFDNEEAVYKAGDVKNEYCFYIIDNRYALIPMRSLAHWVNSGAETDLTDELISRAVGDECFETHGSSSSWVGKVMLYEERVSSSSRVTESDSEDTSYARWPSMETLHHNTSHHSTDVKGKLQIDVCENDIENWD; encoded by the exons ATGGACACCTTGAGGTCACCCGTGGAGGACCTGCACCAGGAGCCTCCACCCATTG TTTCTCAGAGTGACCCCAGCTCAAGAGGAATGGTGATATCTGGGGACAAGTTGGTGTTCTCGCCACCTCTGTATGCCCAGCGCTACCAGGCTGTGCAGGAGATCATCACTGCCAGCAAGATGCCCATCACTAAA GTTGTGGACATTGGAAGTGCAGAGCTGAAATTCTTCCGCAACTTGCGATACATAAATGGAGTGCAAGAGGTGGTGCTGGTAGATGTTGACGAGGAAACACTTCAG AGTAGCAAGCACCGAGTGCAGCCCCTGATGGCAGACTTCTTGCTGCGGCGACAGGAGCCTCTCACAGTgaaggtggtgtgtggtgatgccCGGGTGTATGACCCACTTCTCTCCGGGGCACAGGTGGTCACCCTCATTGAAGT GATTGAGCACATGAATGAGTGTGACCTGCCGGCCCTGGTGCAGTGCGTGTTCCAGCATGTGAGGCCACACCTGGTGGTGGTCACAACCCCTAATGCTGACTTCAACAAGTTCTTCCCCAACCACACCCCAGGAAAGTTCCGGCATTGGGATCACAAGTTTGAGTGGACAGCACAGGAATTCCAGCACTG GTGCCTGGGAGTGGTGGAGGAGTACCAGGATTACACAGTGGAGTTTTCTGGCTGTGGTCTTGGGCCAGACGGCACCTTCTGTACCCAGGTGGCCACATTTTGGCACCACACACAGTATCAAGAGCATTCAGAGCCTTTACTCAGAACAGCCATGACAGGCACCTCCTTTGGGGAGGTGGGAGGCTTGGCACAGACTGCTGGACTGGAAAGTGTGTACAAAATTATAGCAGAGTGTGAGTATCCAGTGGACAAGAGGAccaaggaggaatgggaggtaGATTATGCCATGAATCGTTTCAACTCCTTAAGAAATTTTTTGGTGGCAGGGGACCGGCAAGGCATTGAGTCCAGCGTTCctgtgtggcagcagcaggaCGGAGGACTTGGCCTGCCCTCTCCTCCTGACAGCTCCTTGTCCTCTGACTGTATCCATTACCTCACACCACACTTTGATAATGAAGAAGCCGTCTACAAGGCCGGGGATGTGAAGAACGAGTACTGCTTCTACATAATAGATAACAGATATGCTCTCATCCCCATGAGGTCCCTCGCTCACTGGGTGAATAGTGGGGCTGAAACTGACCTCACTGATGAGCTGATCAG TAGAGCCGTAGGAGATGAATGCTTCGAGACGCACGGCAGCAGCAGCTCCTGGGTGGGTAAGGTGATGCTGTACGAGGAGagagtttcttcttcttccagggTGACAGAGTCTGACTCTGAGGACACAAGCTATGCCAGGTGGCCCTCCATGGAAACCTTGCATCACAACACCTCCCATCATTCCACAGATGTAAAGGGCAAGTTGCAAATTGATGTTTGTGAAAATGACATTGAAAATTGGGATTGA
- the LOC135113635 gene encoding small RNA 2'-O-methyltransferase-like isoform X2, whose amino-acid sequence MSTLDMDTLRSPVEDLHQEPPPIVSQSDPSSRGMVISGDKLVFSPPLYAQRYQAVQEIITASKMPITKVVDIGSAELKFFRNLRYINGVQEVVLVDVDEETLQSSKHRVQPLMADFLLRRQEPLTVKVVCGDARVYDPLLSGAQVVTLIEVIEHMNECDLPALVQCVFQHVRPHLVVVTTPNADFNKFFPNHTPGKFRHWDHKFEWTAQEFQHWCLGVVEEYQDYTVEFSGCGLGPDGTFCTQVATFWHHTQYQEHSEPLLRTAMTGTSFGEVGGLAQTAGLESVYKIIAECEYPVDKRTKEEWEVDYAMNRFNSLRNFLVAGDRQGIESSVPVWQQQDGGLGLPSPPDSSLSSDCIHYLTPHFDNEEAVYKAGDVKNEYCFYIIDNRYALIPMRSLAHWVNSGAETDLTDELISVTCQTVQLVFSIMNSAVDEWSHTACTAVLISAHCCGTVLCSILSVVQHVTMYWRDSEVVPFSVMGWDIRSLAWTMYC is encoded by the exons CACACTTGACATGGACACCTTGAGGTCACCCGTGGAGGACCTGCACCAGGAGCCTCCACCCATTG TTTCTCAGAGTGACCCCAGCTCAAGAGGAATGGTGATATCTGGGGACAAGTTGGTGTTCTCGCCACCTCTGTATGCCCAGCGCTACCAGGCTGTGCAGGAGATCATCACTGCCAGCAAGATGCCCATCACTAAA GTTGTGGACATTGGAAGTGCAGAGCTGAAATTCTTCCGCAACTTGCGATACATAAATGGAGTGCAAGAGGTGGTGCTGGTAGATGTTGACGAGGAAACACTTCAG AGTAGCAAGCACCGAGTGCAGCCCCTGATGGCAGACTTCTTGCTGCGGCGACAGGAGCCTCTCACAGTgaaggtggtgtgtggtgatgccCGGGTGTATGACCCACTTCTCTCCGGGGCACAGGTGGTCACCCTCATTGAAGT GATTGAGCACATGAATGAGTGTGACCTGCCGGCCCTGGTGCAGTGCGTGTTCCAGCATGTGAGGCCACACCTGGTGGTGGTCACAACCCCTAATGCTGACTTCAACAAGTTCTTCCCCAACCACACCCCAGGAAAGTTCCGGCATTGGGATCACAAGTTTGAGTGGACAGCACAGGAATTCCAGCACTG GTGCCTGGGAGTGGTGGAGGAGTACCAGGATTACACAGTGGAGTTTTCTGGCTGTGGTCTTGGGCCAGACGGCACCTTCTGTACCCAGGTGGCCACATTTTGGCACCACACACAGTATCAAGAGCATTCAGAGCCTTTACTCAGAACAGCCATGACAGGCACCTCCTTTGGGGAGGTGGGAGGCTTGGCACAGACTGCTGGACTGGAAAGTGTGTACAAAATTATAGCAGAGTGTGAGTATCCAGTGGACAAGAGGAccaaggaggaatgggaggtaGATTATGCCATGAATCGTTTCAACTCCTTAAGAAATTTTTTGGTGGCAGGGGACCGGCAAGGCATTGAGTCCAGCGTTCctgtgtggcagcagcaggaCGGAGGACTTGGCCTGCCCTCTCCTCCTGACAGCTCCTTGTCCTCTGACTGTATCCATTACCTCACACCACACTTTGATAATGAAGAAGCCGTCTACAAGGCCGGGGATGTGAAGAACGAGTACTGCTTCTACATAATAGATAACAGATATGCTCTCATCCCCATGAGGTCCCTCGCTCACTGGGTGAATAGTGGGGCTGAAACTGACCTCACTGATGAGCTGATCAG TGTGACATGTCAAACAGTGCAGCTTGTGTTCAGCATCATGAACAGTGCAGTGGATGAGTGGAGCCACACAGCCTGCACTGCAGTCCTGATCTCTGCCCACTGCTGTGGTACTGTGTTGTGTTCAATATTGTCTGTTGTGCAACATGTCACCATGTACTGGAGAGATAGTGAAGTTGTCCCATTCTCTGTGATGGGATGGGACATCAGGAGCTTAGCATGGACTATGTACTGCTGA